The following proteins are encoded in a genomic region of Xenopus laevis strain J_2021 chromosome 3L, Xenopus_laevis_v10.1, whole genome shotgun sequence:
- the miox.L gene encoding myo-inositol oxygenase L homeolog (The RefSeq protein has 2 substitutions compared to this genomic sequence) yields MKIIQLDPSLTYRPEPENHQYRNYKDCPLLDRVKNTYTLMHTYQTVPFVKEKHAQWGSCTHRKMSVMEALNLLDNLVDESDPDVDFPNSFHAYQTAEGIRRIHPDKDWFQLVGLLHDIGKMMALDNEPQWSVVGDTFPVGCKFQQSIVFSDTTFQDNPDTKHPIYSTKYGIYKPNCGLENVLMSWGHDEYLYKVLTFNKCSIPEEGLYMIRFHSFYPWHTGGDYQHLYNDKDHRMLHWVKEFNKFDLYTKTEDLPDVELLRPYYQELIDKYCPGVLSW; encoded by the exons GATCCATCGCTCACATACCGTCCGGAGCCTGAGAATCACCAATATCGCAATTATAAG GACTGCCCTCTACTGGACAGAGTGAAAAACACATACACCTTGATGCACACATACCAGACTGTACCGTTTGTGAAAGAGAAG CATGCACAATGGGGTTCCTGCACACACAGGAAGATGAGTGTGATGGAGGCACTTAATTTGCTGGATAATTTGGTTGATGAATCTGATCCTGATGTCGATTTTCCAAACTCTTTCCACGCATATCAAACAGCAGAAGGTATCCGTCGCATTCATCCAGATAAAG ACTGGTTCCAGCTGGTTGGCCTTCTTCATGATATTGGAAAAATGATGGCCCTAGATAATGAACCTCAG TGGTCAGTGGTTGGAGACACATTCCCAGTGGGCTGCAAGTTCCAACAATCCATTGTGTTCAGTGACACCACATTCCAAGACAATCCAGACACAAAGCacccaatatacag CACAAAATATGGAATTTACAAGCCAAACTGTGGTCTAGAGAATGTGCTTATGTCATGGGGCCATGATG agTACCTGTATAAAGTGCTTACGTTTAATAAGTGTTCCATCCCCGAAGAG GGTCTTTACATGATTCGGTTCCATTCATTTTACCCATGGCACACTGGGGGAGATTACCAACACCTCTGTAATGATAAGGACCATAGAATGTTGCACTGGGTGAAGGAATTCAA TAAATTTGACCTGTATACAAAAACCGAGGATCTTCCAGATGTGGAGCTTCTACAACCATATTACCAGGAGTTAATAGACAAATACTGCCCTGGTGTGCTGAGCTGGTGA
- the miox.L gene encoding myo-inositol oxygenase L homeolog isoform X1: MHTYQTVPFVKEKHAQWGSCTHRKMSVMEALNLLDNLVDESDPDVDFPNSFHAYQTAEGIRRIHPDKDWFQLVGLLHDIGKMMALDNEPQWSVVGDTFPVGCKFQQSIVFSDTTFQDNPDTKHPIYSTKYGIYKPNCGLENVLMSWGHDEYLYKVLTFNKCSIPEEGLYMIRFHSFYPWHTGGDYQHLCNDKDHRMLHWVKEFNKFDLYTKTEDLPDVELLQPYYQELIDKYCPGVLSW; the protein is encoded by the exons ATGCACACATACCAGACTGTACCGTTTGTGAAAGAGAAG CATGCACAATGGGGTTCCTGCACACACAGGAAGATGAGTGTGATGGAGGCACTTAATTTGCTGGATAATTTGGTTGATGAATCTGATCCTGATGTCGATTTTCCAAACTCTTTCCACGCATATCAAACAGCAGAAGGTATCCGTCGCATTCATCCAGATAAAG ACTGGTTCCAGCTGGTTGGCCTTCTTCATGATATTGGAAAAATGATGGCCCTAGATAATGAACCTCAG TGGTCAGTGGTTGGAGACACATTCCCAGTGGGCTGCAAGTTCCAACAATCCATTGTGTTCAGTGACACCACATTCCAAGACAATCCAGACACAAAGCacccaatatacag CACAAAATATGGAATTTACAAGCCAAACTGTGGTCTAGAGAATGTGCTTATGTCATGGGGCCATGATG agTACCTGTATAAAGTGCTTACGTTTAATAAGTGTTCCATCCCCGAAGAG GGTCTTTACATGATTCGGTTCCATTCATTTTACCCATGGCACACTGGGGGAGATTACCAACACCTCTGTAATGATAAGGACCATAGAATGTTGCACTGGGTGAAGGAATTCAA TAAATTTGACCTGTATACAAAAACCGAGGATCTTCCAGATGTGGAGCTTCTACAACCATATTACCAGGAGTTAATAGACAAATACTGCCCTGGTGTGCTGAGCTGGTGA
- the lmf2.L gene encoding lipase maturation factor 2 (The RefSeq protein has 3 substitutions compared to this genomic sequence), producing MGEHRLARSAFLWGLSGIYLFAFVSLYVQIPGLYGREGILPAWKMLRFTGKGFWEQMKDSPSLLWFGPRLGLDTEMTMELICLLGALLSLGALLFSCLRDSLVFLLLWVFYLSLYQVGQVFLYFQWDSLLLETGFLAILVAPLHAMRWKTSVWSAHDGVTFWLTRWLLFRLMFASGVVKLTSRCPTWWGLTALTYHYETQCIPNPAAWYAHQLPVWLQKFSVVATFFIEIGVPWLFFLPFRRLRLFSFYSQVLLQILIIITGNYNFFNLLTIVLCCSMLDDQHIAFFQRHKKTQHKGGIATSAFSLRSLVSLLEIPIFGLLVFWTVKYFDLQINWDKHSLESRTAFTYHDFQQWLRTITFPSIWIAAASLGWEILKGMYRSASVRGFFWKLWSTLQWLMFSCAAAAMFTISLVPYTYMDFESNGQLWPEVHQMFNTVDRYQLVNSYGLFRRMTGVGGRPEVVVEGSFDRETWTEIEFMYKPGNISTIPTVIVPHQPRLDWQMWFAALSHHSHSPWFASFVYRLLQGNKDVIHLVQNDESLYPFHANPPTYIRAQQYKYWFTEVDQSGHMPKSWWRRRHVEEFFPAVFLDDPFLDNLLSQHGLKDKPPARRSLDAPIPFVLKLIRDFLHPLPAPLLLHSFIFGIFTIYFLQAMFGGVSRPSVAKQRHSMPPNEKKKQKPNSGQGESASSKSSGHGTDTVRRNKKNEKS from the exons GTCTGTATGGACGTGAAGGCATCCTTCCTGCCTGGAAGATGTTGCGCTTTACTGGTAAAGGGTTTTGGGAGCAGATGAAAGATTCCCCTTCGTTACTCTGGTTTGGCCCTCGCCTGGGACTGGATACAGAAATGACCATGGAACTGATCTGCTTGCTTGGGGCTCTTCTGTCTCTGGGAGCACTACTTTTCAGCTGCTTACGGGACAGTCTGGTCTTCCTGCTACTCTGGGTATTCTACCTCTCTTTGTATCAG gttGGGCAAGTCTTTCTCTACTTCCAGTG GGACAGCCTACTCCTAGAGACTGGTTTCCTGGCAATTCTGGTGGCACCTCTGCATGCAATGCGCTGGAAAACATCAGTCTGGAGTGCTCATGATGGTGTCACTTTCTGGCTCACCCGGTGGCTTCTTTTCAGGCTCATGTTTGCATCAGGAGTTGTAAAACTAACTAGCCGTTGCCCTACGTGGTGGGGACTCACAG CTCTCACATACCATTATGAAACTCAATGCATTCCAAATCCAGCTGCATGGTATGCTCATCAGCTTCCTGTTTGGCTCCAGAAGTTTTCAGTAGTAGCTACATTTTTCATTGAAATTGGTGTCCCATGGCTGTTTTTCTTGCCTTTCCGCAGACTTCGCCTCTTCTCATTTTACTCTCAG GTTCTCCTTCAGATCCTTATTATAATCACaggaaattacaatttttttaacctaCTGACTATAGTTCTGTGCTGTTCTATGCTTGATGATCAACACATTGCATTTTTCCAACGGCATAAAAAAACTCAACATAAAGGAG GCATAGCAACCTCTGCTTTCTCCCTACGTTCTCTCGTATCGCTTCTGGAAATACCTATATTTGGGTTGCTTGTTTTCTGGACAGTCAAGTATTTTGATCTTCAGATAAACTGGGACAAGCATTCTTTGGAATCAAGAACAG cATTTACTTACCATGACTTCCAACAGTGGCTACGTACAATCACTTTTCCCTCTATTTGGATTGCTGCAGCATCATTGGGATGGGAGATTCTTAAAGGCATGTACAG AAGTGCCTCGGTGAGAGGTTTCTTCTGGAAGCTATGGTCTACCTTGCAATGGGTAATGTTCTCGTGTGCTGCAGCTGCCATGTTTACAATCAGCCTG GTGCCATACACATACATGGATTTTGAGTCGAACGGTCAGCTGTGGCCAGAGGTACACCAGATGTTTAATACAGTGGATCGCTACCAGTTGGTGAATTCTTATGGTCTCTTCCGAAGAATGACTGGAGTTGGAGGGCGTCCCGAGGTTGTTGTTGAAGGAAGTTTTGACAGAGAAACCTGGACG GAGATCGAGTTTATGTATAAGCCAGGAAATATCAGCACAATACCTACAGTGATCGTTCCTCACCAGCCACGTCTTGATTGGCAGATGTGGTTTGCTGCCCTTTCACACCATTCCCATAGTACGTGGTTTGCTAGCTTTGTTTACCGGCTCTTGCAGGGAAATAAGGATG tGATACACCTGGTACAAAATGATGAGTCTCTTTATCCCTTCCATGCAAACCCTCCAACGTACATCAGAGCCCAGCAATATAAATACTGGTTCACAGAGGTTGATCAGTCAGG GCACATGCCCAAGAGCTGGTGGCGACGGCGCCATGTTGAGGAATTTTTTCCTGCTGTGTTTCTAGACGACCCTTTTCTGGACAATCTATTATCCCAGCATGGGCTCAAG GATAAGCCCCCAGCTCGCCGCTCATTGGATGCTCCAATTCCATTTGTCTTGAAGCTGATCCGAGATTTTCTGCATCCTTTACCGGCTCCTCTGCTGCTGCACagttttatttttggaatttttactaTTTACTTTCTACAGGCTATGTTTGGTGGTGTCTCAAGGCCAAGTGTTGCCAAACAAAGGCACAGCAAGCCACCAAATGAGAAGAAAAAGCAGAAGCCAAACAGTGGTCAAGGAGAGTCTGCATCTTCAAAATCTTCGGGACATGGGACAGACACAGTgcgcagaaataaaaaaaatgaaaagagttAA